Proteins from one Gossypium raimondii isolate GPD5lz chromosome 8, ASM2569854v1, whole genome shotgun sequence genomic window:
- the LOC128043047 gene encoding uncharacterized protein LOC128043047 — MKSRACFRCGAYNHYLRDCPEKVEKDTVQTSKPSSTATRGRSPHNPDNVSGSQGTTKDFTVKSEARTPARTYAIRACEDASVPDVITSTFSFIDTDVIALIDPGSTHSYICMNLASNKNLSVESTEFVVRLTQHDAVINCKQKYIMLKSQNSKMLCIESDNLDELSNVISVMLVQKYVRKRYDAYFAYVLDTKVSESKIKSVLVVCEYLDVFLEELPGLPPAREVEFSIDLILGITLISIAPYRMTSTELKELKTQLQELTDRGFCQLSFSA, encoded by the exons ATGAAAAGCAGAgcttgtttcagatgtggtgcCTATAACCACTATCTCAGAGATTGTCCAGAGAAAGTTGAAAAAGATACTGTTCAAACTTCAAAGCCGAGCAGTACAGCTACCAGAGGTAGGTCACCTCATAATCCTGACAATGTGAGTGGTAGCCAAGGTACGACAAAAGATTTCACTGTAAAGTCTGAAGCACGAACACCAGCAAGgacatatgctattcgtgcaTGTGAAGATGCCTCTGTACCAGATGTTATTACTAGTACATTCTCTTTTATTGATACTGATGTAattgctttaattgatcctggTTCAACACATTCATACATTTGCATGAATTTAGCGTCTAATAAAAATTTGTCTGTcgagtccactgaattcgtggttagg TTGACTCAGCATGATGCCGTGATAAATTGTAAGCAAAAGTATATTATGCTGAAAAGTCAGAATAGTAAAATGCTTTGTATTGAATCTGATAATTTGGATGAGTTATCTAATGTGATATCAGTCATGTTAGTACAGAAATATGTCAGAAAAAGGTATGATGCTTACTTTGCctatgtgttggatactaaagtaTCTGAGTCGAAGATTAAATCAGTGCTAGTGGTTTGTGAATATCTTGATGTATTTCTAGAGGAGTTACCCGGATTACCGCCTgctagagaagttgaattttctatagatcttaTTTTAGGGATAACACTAATATCTATAGCACCATACAGAATGACCtctacagaattaaaagagttgaaaacaCAGTTGCAAGAACTGACTGATAGGGGTTTTTGCCAACTAAGTTTTTCAGCATA